A region of the Leishmania panamensis strain MHOM/PA/94/PSC-1 chromosome 21 sequence genome:
GTTGCAGCCCAGAGGTCCACGTGATGCGCAGATGCTCGTTCTCCTGTGCCTGCAGCGCTACTACCGCTGGCAGCCCACGCACTACACCCCAGAAGCTCGCAAAGTGGACCTGCGGTGCCATTAGGCTCAGcatctcctttctctccctatCGTCTTCAGCCATTACAAACTGCTCGGCCACCTGCTGGTTCCGGCGAAGCCACCCATCCGAGTCATCTACAAAGTACTTCAGCTTGCGACCATTGTAGGACATGTTTgccgaaagaaaaaagagagacggctTAGGCGGTCTGGGCGAGTAACCGACCGCCTGACTCCctccaagagagagaatcaCCTCGTCAAGGTAGAGGAAGGAGTTACCGAAGCGAGTTGTTTTACCGTCGAAGACACCCAGACACACTCAGGCAACCGCACAACAACGTCACAGATCTGCGTTGGCGTGTGGATTTGTGTGGGGTCGGTGTGGGTGATAGGATGCAGCGACAGCCTTCTACAACTCGTGGTGTAGTTATATGTGTACGTGTATgtgcatttgtgtgtgtgggtgtgtgtgtatgtgggtcGCGAGTATAATCAGAGGTGCGTACCAGCGTTTGGCATCATTGATAGCCCAAGCGAAGGAGTATGTGGTAGAAGTACAACGCTATTGAGTTTTGGTAGTGGCTGCTGCTATGTGCGCAGAGGGTTAGTCTAGGTCTGTCAAATACAGACTTGCTCACTGGGAGTATCGTCCGCATCcgcaagggggaggggggaggcaaatGGGCTCATGTGGGAATAATACCTATCACCGGCACAAGCACCAGGTGTCCAAAGAAAGCGTGCTGACCAAAGTTGATGAGGCAAATGACACCGTCACCTTCGATCGCTGCCCTTTTGATTTGTGTTTTTGTGTCTGTCCTGTTCAGGGGGTagcacagaaaagaaacaatcaaacaaacacacacacacacgcagggagATACACACCATGTCTGCACTCGGACAGAGCAACCAAGAAGACACGCCCAACAACACCCAAGCACGAatactctctccctctgagAGAGTCcgacaaacacacaaacgcacacacaaagaggaagagaggcatAGAGAGTTGCATGCCGAACGGAAACACGAGAGGGGTAAATCGTAGAAGACAGGGCTCACACTTAGGACGAACAAGGAAACCAAAGCGGAACTAAACAAAATACAATCCAGAAAAAAGCACAGAAACAATTCAAACTCCGAAAGGGGTAACCAGAAAGGAAAACGATGGGGGTAACAGAGAGAACATTCGGAAGACAACAAGTGAACCGAAACGAAAATCGCAAAACAGGAACGAAATCATTGAGAAACAGAGTGGTAATTTTACActgagggagggaagaacgAGGGCAAGGGGCGAGACAAAAgacgcggagagagggaggaggggtggggaagggaagcAGGCTGCGAATTGGGGAGGAGCGTGAACCGGGGAGTAGAAGTGTGCACTCTGGTCGCATGCgcaggaaagggagagcaaaagcgagagcgcgagaagaaaaagagacagCAGACAACACGTAGCAAATACTCccgggcggtggcggcattCACTACGTGCCCCCTCGTGGTCACTCCAAcgtcgtcccctccccctcccattCAGCCCCTATCACCCATATGCGTTCGTTAGGTCTCTAAGTTGCTGTCCCTtgctttctttccttcgtcTCAGtgcccctttccttttccatCATAAGTCGGAAAGAGGAAGCGTCCGCCACATGTATGTGTAGAGTAGTCACGGTGGCTTTCATGCAGGGATGGATGAAAGCCACATACCCGTGCACATGacgaaaaaagggaaagcgacCATCGAAGCAAAGACTTCGtagagaacagagaaaagacTGTGAGACAGCGTACAGTTTAATCTAAGAGCAAAGACCACTTAATATGAAGTTgagagcagaaaagagaaaaatagGGGAAAGGGGACTCTTGTAGGACGAAGTgagtgcatgtgtgtgggggggtgggggaggatCTTTTTCTGTGAGTCTAGGTGTCGGCGGCTTCATCACCAGTGGTATCACATCTCATATATCTATATTCATACCTATACATACACATACGTATGAATAAAAGTATCAAAGAGGGGGAGCCTTGAAACACGCTTTGTGTAGGGTGTTTTCGTGGGTGCGcgttgcggtggtggcggccaGTACACGTGGTACACAGACTCCCtccgccttttttttctgtagTGTGTGAAACAGAGGTTGTGTCGCTCGACCTCTTCACCACCGTCATCCTGCGCTGCCATCACAAATGAGGAACACACAATAGAGAACGAGGTACGACATCCGACACAAGCCTCTGCGTGACtccccaaaaaaaaaaagagaggactAGTCGGGGTCCTTACTCAACACGTCTAGCGCTTCAGCACACTCTCTGcaaacaaagagggggaagaaatTGAataaaggggggaggggacacGCCGA
Encoded here:
- a CDS encoding hypothetical protein (TriTrypDB/GeneDB-style sysID: LpmP.21.0720); the encoded protein is MSYNGRKLKYFVDDSDGWLRRNQQVAEQFVMAEDDRERKEMLSLMAPQVHFASFWGVVRGLPAVVALQAQENEHLRITWTSGLQPLTSRTFARNGYVHVLDRERMVAIPILGPWISSFFQRPVQELLVVREGRVVFRSMGYVWDIGKH